The Panicum virgatum strain AP13 chromosome 5K, P.virgatum_v5, whole genome shotgun sequence genome has a window encoding:
- the LOC120707769 gene encoding uncharacterized protein LOC120707769 isoform X2: protein MEEEGEEAMPPVAMLGGKRPRTDPVQLAQFDDKQHVSDCNFLEETKYARESAGRQRLPNWLFFLRKATQRRGGRCIRSEQNRSPQNHRMTN, encoded by the exons atggaggaggaaggggaggaggccATGCCGCCGGTCGCGATGCTGGGCGGCAAGCGCCCCCGCACCGACCCCGTCCAGCTCGCCCAATTCGATGATAAACAGCACGTCTCTG ATTGCAACTTCCTTGAGGAGACCAAGTATGCCAGGGAATCGGCGGGGCGGCAGCGACTGCCCAACTGGCTATTTTTCCTCCGCAAAGCCACACAACGCAGGGGCGGCAGGTGTATCAGGAGCGAGCAGAACCGATCCCCACAGAACCACAG GATGACAAATTGA
- the LOC120707768 gene encoding F-box/kelch-repeat protein At1g23390-like, translating into MGVGVRAHDLNKHRRHQDAREAGAAPQLAAAYLYGDVLESVVERVPAPDLAAAARVSREWLRAVRAALRRRPRRLPWLVAHVQARGGRRCAAAYDPRAGAWLAVPAPPRHAAPSHVRLVRGARGDRVCALSLSGLAVAGDPLGAAACVAMGAPRVWRVDPVLAAVGDRVVALGGACRLALAEGEDEAVVEVHEGGGWAPCEPMPGALRDSASATWLAAAATDQRVYLVERATGWASWFDPAKRLWGPTRRLGPDPAVTAWGVAPGRAGAGERLVLFGAKRADKEAECTAVIQAWEVDGDTLEPTPSASSDAMPPELSDRLFPREDDEEDPDDIDDPEPLSIGVCGNATGGYVYNGAEPSRGAVLYELREEGKATAVARWEWVPCAPAVQAEPLGRAILACSPVGLDELALAVGARGPH; encoded by the coding sequence ATGGGCGTCGGCGTCCGAGCTCACGACCTCAACAAGCACCGGCGCCACCAGGACGCGCGcgaggccggcgccgcgccgcagctcgcggcggcgtaCCTCTACGGCGACGTGCTCGAGTCGGTGGTGGAGCGGGTGCCCgcgccggacctcgccgccgcggcgcgggtcTCGCGGGAGTGGCTCCGCGCGGTGCGcgccgcgctgcgccgccgcccgcgccgcctgccCTGGCTCGTGGCCCACGTCCAGGCGCGCGggggccgccgctgcgccgcggCCTACGACCCGCGCGCGGGCGCCTGGCTCgccgtgccggcgccgccgcgccacgccgcgccgtcgcACGTCCGCCTcgtgcgcggcgcgcgcggggaccGCGTCTGCGCGCTCTCGCTCTCGGGCCTCGCCGTTGCGGGGGACCCGCTCGGGGCCGCCGCGTGCGTCGCCATGGGGGCGCCCCGCGTGTGGCGCGTCGACCCGGTGCTCGCGGCCGTGGGCGACCGCGTCGTCGCGCTCGGCGGCGCGTGCCGGCTCGCGCTGGCGGAGGGCGAGGacgaggcggtggtggaggtcCACGAGGGCGGCGGGTGGGCGCCCTGCGAGCCCATGCCCGGCGCGCTCAGGGACTCGGCCTCCGCGAcgtggctcgcggcggcggccacggaccAGCGGGTGTACCTGGTGGAGAGGGCCACCGGGTGGGCGAGCTGGTTCGACCCGGCGAAGCGGCTGTGGGGCCCCACCCGCCGCCTCGGGCCCGACCCCGCCGTCACCGCGTGGGGCGTCGcgcccggccgcgccggcgccggcgagcggctcGTCCTGTTCGGTGCGAAGCGGGCGGACAAGGAAGCAGAGTGCACGGCCGTGATCCAGGCGTGGGAGGTGGACGGCGACACTCTGGAGCCGACCCCTTCCGCGTCGAGCGATGCAATGCCGCCGGAGCTGTCGGACAGGCTGTTCCCTCGCGAGGACGACGAAGAGGATCCCGACGACATCGACGACCCCGAGCCGCTGTCCATCGGGGTTTGCGGCAACGCCACGGGAGGGTACGTGTACAATGGGGCCGAGCCGTCGCGCGGCGCGGTGCTCTACGAGCTCCGGGAGGAAGGGAAGGCCACCGCCGTGGCGCGGTGGGAGTGGGTGCCGTGCGCGCCCGCCGTGCAGGCCGAGCCGCTGGGCCGCGCCATCCTCGCGTGCTCGCCGGTGGGGCTGGATGAGCTGGCGCTCGCCGTTGGGGCGAGGGGCCCACACTGA
- the LOC120710152 gene encoding ABC transporter G family member STR2-like, which translates to MAHQHQHNGRHAGGHRLETVIDMARQQQPEKAAGRFGFAGGLEFTSLTYTVVKKQRGAGGEWEKKDVDLLHEITGCAPKGCVTAVMGPSGAGKSTFLDALAGRIASLDGRVALDGVEMSPSLIKRSSAYVMQDDRLFPMLTVYETLMFAADFRLGSSVSASDKKLRVDNLIEQLGLTSSRNTYIGDEGTRGVSGGERRRVSIGVDIIHGPALLFLDEPTSGLDSTSAHSVIEKVHDIACAGSTVVLTIHQPSSRILLLLDHLVILARGQLMYSGGPKEVTAHLARMGRRVPKGENSIEHLLDVIQEYEQSEFGVKALAEFCLTGLKPPKLTGAEGGLVSTVSSIAQTPTMGSLGGEDFDHSMRSQHSRSPWSGGVQLTPSRRPKHKDQHAGRSQHNHRSYTPEIVMGTPTPLSSACTVNEDDYLTPTHRAAGPNATGAPGVGINALGHRGKFANPYAGEVWVLMRRNFTNIRRTPELFLSRLMVLTVMGFLMATMFTKPKDDPQGITNRLSFFIFTVCVFFFSSNDAVPAFIQERFIFIRETSHNAYRASAYVVAGLVTYLPFLLLQAAAYAGIVWFALKLHGQFLYFLVMLYASLLSTNSFVVFISSVVPNFILGYAAVIAFTALFFLFCGYFLSSHSIPLAWKWMNTISTMKYPYEGLLMNEFDGDRLFATEPVRLTGDDILRQLGISTAEDRKWRMVLYLLGWAVFYRVLFYLVLRFASKNKRK; encoded by the exons ATGgcgcaccagcaccagcacaatGGCCGGCACGCCGGCGGGCACCGCCTGGAGACGGTGATCGACAtggcgcggcagcagcagccggagaAGGCGGCGGGGCGGTTCGGCTTCGCGGGCGGGCTGGAGTTCACCAGCCTCACGTACACGGTGGTCAAGAAgcagcgcggcgccggcggggagtgGGAGAAGAAGGACGTGGACCTGCTGCACGAGATCACCGGCTGCGCGCCCAAGGGCTGCGTCACGGCCGTCATGGGCCCCAGCGGCGCCGGCAAGTCCACCTTCCTGGACGCGCTGGCGGGGCGCATCGCCAGCCTCGACGGCCGCGTCGCGCTCGACGGCGTCGAGATGAGCCCCAGCCTCATCAAGCGCTCGTCGGCCTACGTCATGCAGGACGACCGCCTCTTCCCGATGCTCACCGTCTACGAGACGCTCATGTTCGCCGCCGACTTCCGCCTCGGCTCCTCCGTCTCCGCCTCCGACAAGAAGCTCCGCGTCGACAACCTCATCGAGCAGCTCGGCCTCACC TCGTCGAGGAACACGTACATCGGCGACGAGGGCACGAGGGGCGTGTCCGGCGGCGAACGCCGGCGCGTCTCGATCGGCGTGGACATCATCCACGGCCCGGCGCTGCTGTTCCTGGACGAGCCGACGTCGGGGCTGGACTCGACGAGCGCGCACAGCGTGATCGAGAAGGTGCACGACATCGCGTGCGCCGGGAGCACGGTGGTGCTCACCATCCACCAGCCGTCGTCGCgcatcctgctgctgctggaccaCCTCGTCATCCTGGCGCGCGGGCAGCTCATGTACAGCGGCGGGCCCAAGGAGGTGACCGCGCACCTCGCCCGCATGGGGCGCAGggtgccaaagggggagaactCCATCGAGCACCTCCTCGACGTCATCCAGGAGTACGAGCAGTCGGAGTTCGGCGTCAAGGCGCTCGCCGAGTTCTGCCTCACCGGCCTCAAGCCGCCCAAGCTCACCGGCGCCGAGGGTGGGCTTGTCTCCACAGTGTCCAGCATCGCGCAGACGCCGACGATGGGCAGCCTCGGTGGCGAGGACTTCGACCACAGCATGAGGAGCCAGCACTCGAGGTCCccgtggagcggcggcgtgcagcTGACGCCGTCCCGGCGCCCCAAGCACAAGGACCAGCACGCCGGGAGGTCGCAGCACAACCACAGGTCGTACACACCGGAGATCGTGATGGGCACGCCGACGCCGCTGAGCAGCGCGTGCACGGTGAACGAGGACGACTACCTGACGCCGAcgcaccgcgccgccgggccGAACGCGACGGGCGCCCCCGGCGTGGGCATCAACGCGCTGGGCCACCGCGGCAAGTTCGCCAACCCGTACGCCGGGGAGGTGTGGGTGCTGATGCGCCGCAACTTCACCAACATCCGGCGCACGCCGGAGCTGTTCCTGTCGCGGCTGATGGTGCTGACGGTGATGGGGTTCCTGATGGCCACCATGTTCACCAAGCCCAAGGACGACCCGCAGGGCATCACCAACCGCCTCAGCTTCTTCATCTTCACCGTctgcgtcttcttcttctcctccaacGACGCCGTGCCGGCCTTCATCCAGGAGCGCTTCATCTTCATCAGGGAGACGTCGCACAACGCGTACCGCGCCTCCGCCTACGTCGTCGCCGGGCTCGTCACCTACCTCCCGTTCCTCctgctccaggccgccgcctacGCCGGCATCGTCTGGTTCGCGCTCAAGCTCCACGGCCAGTTCCTCTACTTCCTCGTCATGCTCTACGCGTCCCTGCTCTCCACCAACTCCTTCGTCGTCTTCATCAGCTCCGTCGTGCCCAACTTCATCCTCGG GTACGCGGCCGTGATCGCGTTCACGgcgctcttcttcctcttctgcgGCTACTTCCTGAGCAGCCACAGCATCCCGCTGGCGTGGAAGTGGATGAACACCATCTCGACGATGAAGTACCCGTACGAGGGCCTGCTGATGAACGAGTTCGACGGGGACCGGCTGTTCGCCACGGAGCCCGTCAGGCTCACCGGCGACGACATCCTCCGTCAGCTGGGCATCAGCACCGCCGAGGACCGCAAGTGGCGGATGGTGCTCTACCTCCTCGGCTGGGCCGTCTTCTACCGCGTCCTTTTCTACCTCGTCCTCCGCTTCGCCTCCAAGAACAAGCGGAAGTAG
- the LOC120707769 gene encoding uncharacterized protein LOC120707769 isoform X1: MEEEGEEAMPPVAMLGGKRPRTDPVQLAQFDDKQHVSDCNFLEETKYARESAGRQRLPNWLFFLRKATQRRGGRCIRSEQNRSPQNHRCFGFSALFFSFYLLVSILHCLACMFRIPWNQNDILLLRCSADLLCHSCFLVEKDSDLAQLCIFGCLPDR, from the exons atggaggaggaaggggaggaggccATGCCGCCGGTCGCGATGCTGGGCGGCAAGCGCCCCCGCACCGACCCCGTCCAGCTCGCCCAATTCGATGATAAACAGCACGTCTCTG ATTGCAACTTCCTTGAGGAGACCAAGTATGCCAGGGAATCGGCGGGGCGGCAGCGACTGCCCAACTGGCTATTTTTCCTCCGCAAAGCCACACAACGCAGGGGCGGCAGGTGTATCAGGAGCGAGCAGAACCGATCCCCACAGAACCACAGGTGCTTTGGCTTTTCTGctctatttttttccttctaCTTGCTCGTGTCTATATTGCATTGCTTGGCCTGCATGTTTAGAATTCCTTGGAATCAGAATGATATATTGCTACTGAGATGTTCAGCAGATTTGCTTTGCCATTCTTGTTTTCTTGTGGAGAAGGATTCTGATTTGGCTCAGCTTTGCATATTTGGGTGCTTGCCTGATAGATAA